In Aegilops tauschii subsp. strangulata cultivar AL8/78 chromosome 3, Aet v6.0, whole genome shotgun sequence, one genomic interval encodes:
- the LOC141043086 gene encoding protein FAR1-RELATED SEQUENCE 5-like, with protein sequence MAYASDESMFEYLNVVSKMFDSEAKGYEFYNKYALEKGFSVRKSYVEWDGSNKYIILRKIVCSRQGFREEKHMKRNMEDRKRRPRSLTRVGCNAKLVITRQEETGRWFLKDFIDEHSHPLAPRDLSCLLRLHRRSSDEQKADIADMEKCGIHKYRIMDILCFQYVGFDKVGCIKRDIYNFCHANKQETISAGDANTVIMHMMARQERDVDFFFKYLVDEHGHLKGLFWADSQSRLDYEAFGDVIVFYSTYRTNKYNLPFVPFVGLNHHRSTVIFGCGIISHETSQAYEWMLRTFSDCMAQKHPISVITDGDLAMQRAIRVVWPDSNHRLCIWHIQQNIVRHLHDDDVKEEFRSFIYDTSFIEEHEIKWIQFLQRNKVTSEESWPHQMYQMRKLWCAPYLEGRCFLGLSSNQRSESLNSVLHTHLEGKMSLFEMLEHYERCLASRWINEALQDVEALQSVPFTVENASPLEKHAATVFTPSVFKMVLWSIDAVSKCQMREILDGSEDSTYVVSKQERMDKNFGVRIEEQGGLLHRRYRELRNCSHATSFKACHSDEDYHRLKMLLEAQHHGKQSSFEQADSKESTNAQHNSIMFGPLMPHSEKVDKVLDPMHVPGRGAPKKRLQAKTKKSRSQNMCGYCKNPGHNRRKCAKLLEDLEAEL encoded by the exons ATGGCGTATGCAAGTGATGAGAGTATGTTCGAGTATCTAAATGTTGTCAGCAAGATGTTTGATAGTGAGGCTAAAGGCTATGAATTCTACAACAAATATGCTCTTGAAAAAGGTTTTAGTGTGAGGAAAAGCTACGTTGAGTGGGATGGATCCAACAAATACATAATTTTAAGGAAAATTGTGTGTAGTCGTCAAGGGTTTCGCGAAGAGAAGCACATGAAAAGAAACATGGAAGAtagaaagaggaggccacgaagTTTAACTCGTGTTGGGTGTAATGCTAAATTGGTCATTACGAGACAGGAGGAAACCGGTCGGTGGTTTCTCAAGGATTTCATCGATGAGCACAGCCATCCTCTAGCCCCACGGGATCTTTCTTGTCTGCTGCGTTTGCACAGACGAAGTAGCGATGAGCAGAAAGCGGACATTGCGGACATGGAAAAATGTGGGATCCACAAATACCGTATTATGGATATTTTGTGCTTTCAATACGTTGGATTTGATAAGGTTGGATGCATAAAGAGGGACATTTATAATTTCTGCCATGCTAATAAGCAGGAGACAATCAGTGCCGGTGATGCTAATACGGTGATCATGCACATGATGGCGAGGCAAGAGCGAGATGTGGATTTTTTCTTCAAGTACTTGGTAGACGAGCATGGCCATCTGAAGGGACTGTTCTGGGCTGATAGTCAATCGCGACTTGACTACGAGGCTTTCGGAGACGTCATTGTTTTTTATAGCACATACAGAACCAACAAATACAATCTGCCATTCGTGCCGTTTGTGGGGTTGAATCACCACCGCAGCACTGTTATTTTTGGTTGTGGTATAATTTCTCATGAAACAAGCCAGGCATACGAGTGGATGTTGCGGACCTTTTCTGATTGCATGGCGCAGAAGCATCCGATATCTGTGATCACAGATGGGGACCTTGCAATGCAGAGAGCAATCAGGGTGGTCTGGCCAGACTCAAACCATAGACTATGTATATGGCACATTCAGCAGAACATTGTACGCCATCTGCATGATGACGACGTAAAGGAGGAATTCAGATCTTTCATTTATGATACTTCTTTCATTGAAGAGCATGAGATAAAATGGATACAATTCTTACAACGGAATAAAGTAACCAGTGAGGAGTCTTGGCCGCATCAGATGTATCAGATGAGAAAGTTGTGGTGTGCTCCATATCTTGAGGGGCGTTGTTTCCTAGGATTGAGCAGCAATCAGAGGAGTGAGAGCTTGAACTCTGTGCTACATACGCATCTTGAGGGTAAGATGTCGTTGTTTGAAATGCTAGAGCACTATGAGCGTTGCCTTGCATCGCGATGGATTAACGAAGCTCTCCAAGACGTCGAAGCCTTGCAGTCCGTTCCATTTACAGTGGAAAATGCTTCGCCGCTTGAGAAACACGCCGCAACAGTTTTCACACCTAGTGTCTTTAAGATGGTCTTATGGAGCATAGATGCTGTCAGCAAATGTCAGATGAGAGAGATACTAGATGGATCAGAAGATTCCACTTATGTTGTGTCCAAGCAGGAAAGAATGGATAAAAATTTTGGAGTGCGCATTGAAGAGCAAGGAGGTCTTTTGCACAGG AGGTACCGCGAGTTGCGGAATTGTAGTCACGCCACAAGTTTCAAGGCATGCCACTCTGATGAGGACTATCACCGTCTAAAGATGCTTTTGGAAGCACAACATCATGGCAAGCAATCAAGTTTTGAACAAGCTGACAGCAAGGAGTCAACTAATGCTCAGCATAACAGCATTATGTTTGGCCCGTTGATGCCGCACTCGGAGAAAGTTGATAAGGTTCTGGATCCCATGCATGTGCCAGGCCGAGGTGCACCGAAGAAAAGGCTGCAGGCAAAGACAAAGAAGTCAAGATCACAGAATATGTGTGGCTATTGCAAGAATCCTGGTCACAATCGACGTAAATGCGCTAAATTGCTAGAG GATCTCGAGGCTGAACTGTGA